The following proteins are co-located in the Paludibaculum fermentans genome:
- a CDS encoding response regulator transcription factor — MRVLIVEDEPDLLMSLLRAVRDEGYAADGAADGIEGLFKAENNDYDALMLDVMLPGMDGWELLRRLRLTKKTPVLMLTARDAVRDRVRGLDSGADDYLVKPFDLDELLARLRALIRRAASQSQPILELGDVAIDMAARTVTKQGQEVVLTAREYSLVEYLALHQGSVVTRTMLYEHLFDENDTTLSNLLDVHVSNVRKKLGHDFITTRRGHGYSIGAQP, encoded by the coding sequence ATGCGCGTCCTCATCGTGGAAGATGAACCTGACCTGCTCATGAGCCTGCTCCGCGCGGTGCGGGACGAAGGCTACGCCGCCGATGGCGCGGCCGACGGCATCGAGGGTCTGTTCAAGGCGGAAAACAACGACTACGACGCCCTGATGCTGGATGTCATGCTACCCGGCATGGACGGCTGGGAACTGCTGCGGCGGCTGCGTCTCACCAAGAAGACCCCAGTACTCATGCTCACCGCGCGCGATGCCGTACGCGACCGCGTCCGCGGCCTCGATTCCGGCGCCGACGACTATCTCGTCAAGCCCTTCGACCTCGACGAACTGCTGGCCCGCCTGCGCGCCCTCATCCGCCGCGCCGCCAGCCAGTCGCAACCCATCCTGGAACTCGGCGACGTGGCCATCGACATGGCGGCCCGCACGGTGACCAAGCAGGGCCAGGAAGTCGTCCTCACTGCCCGCGAATACTCGCTGGTCGAATACCTCGCGCTCCACCAGGGATCCGTCGTCACCCGCACCATGCTCTACGAGCATCTCTTCGACGAGAACGACACGACCCTCTCCAACCTGCTCGACGTCCATGTCTCCAACGTCCGCAAAAAACTGGGCCACGACTTCATCACCACCCGCCGCGGCCATGGCTACTCCATCGGCGCCCAACCATGA
- a CDS encoding CotH kinase family protein, protein MSHERNPKRNASLKRLGAAAAVLGLAGLAVAATPAKPADVFQNARIWTIHLKFTADQWAAIEPKGGGGFPGGPGGPGGPGGPGGPGGPGGFGPAMIVAPAFMKADANKDGKLSAAEFNGLGNAWFTAWDKQKSGKLTTEQLRAGLNTLVSMPGPGGPGGFGGPGGPGGEGPGMAPRNGSSKRNGISAMSGIDFQYVHADLDFDGAQFRDVAVRYKGNNSYMESRNSIKKSLKIDLNKYVKGQKLAGLTKINLHNNVTDASWMNEPLSYGLFRDAGVPSPRTSYARVFVTVPGKYDRKYFGLYSVVEDIDKHFAEERFGTRDGAIFKPVGQNLFTDMGDDWSRYERMYDPKEDLTEAQKKRVIEFARFVSSASDGAFASGLKNYLDLDEFARFMAATVWLSNMDSLLSMGQNYYVYLHPQSNKFQFLPWDLDHSFGQFPMGGGTELSIQRPWQGQNRFLERVFQVDEFKKLYLAKLAEMNKTVGDPARISKQVDETAALIRPAVKEESAEKLARFEKAVSGQQVEPSGFPGGEMVPGGPGDGPGGGPGGRMGPRMGGMKPIKGFVGPRSQSVAAQLAGKSQGQATNGNGPGGRGGFGGPGGPGGMGPGMMLAPAFQQAMGAAQNAPITREQFTRAFTKWFESWGGAKTGYLTEEQLRSGINRDLAPRGMPGGFGPPGGRPPMQQ, encoded by the coding sequence ATGAGTCACGAACGAAATCCGAAGCGCAACGCCAGCTTGAAAAGGCTAGGGGCCGCCGCCGCAGTGCTGGGCCTGGCCGGCCTGGCCGTTGCGGCGACCCCCGCGAAACCGGCAGATGTTTTCCAGAATGCCAGGATCTGGACCATCCATTTGAAGTTCACGGCGGACCAGTGGGCTGCGATTGAACCCAAGGGCGGCGGAGGGTTTCCCGGCGGGCCGGGCGGACCTGGAGGTCCTGGTGGACCGGGAGGACCGGGCGGCCCTGGCGGCTTTGGTCCCGCGATGATCGTTGCGCCGGCATTCATGAAGGCCGATGCCAATAAGGACGGGAAGCTCAGCGCGGCGGAGTTCAATGGACTCGGCAATGCCTGGTTCACTGCCTGGGACAAGCAGAAGTCCGGCAAATTGACGACAGAGCAGTTGCGGGCGGGTTTGAACACGCTGGTCAGCATGCCTGGACCGGGCGGGCCGGGCGGCTTTGGCGGGCCCGGTGGACCGGGCGGCGAGGGTCCGGGGATGGCTCCGCGCAATGGCTCCAGCAAGCGCAACGGCATCTCGGCGATGTCGGGGATCGACTTCCAATATGTACACGCCGATCTGGATTTCGACGGCGCGCAGTTTCGCGATGTGGCGGTGCGCTACAAGGGCAACAACTCGTATATGGAGTCGCGCAACTCCATCAAGAAGTCGCTGAAGATCGACCTGAATAAATACGTCAAAGGGCAGAAGCTGGCCGGCCTCACCAAGATCAATCTGCACAACAATGTCACCGATGCGAGCTGGATGAACGAGCCGCTGTCTTACGGGCTGTTCCGCGATGCGGGTGTGCCCTCGCCGCGGACGTCGTATGCCCGCGTCTTCGTGACCGTGCCGGGCAAGTATGACCGCAAGTACTTCGGGCTGTACTCCGTGGTGGAAGACATCGACAAGCACTTCGCCGAGGAGCGGTTCGGCACCCGGGACGGAGCAATCTTCAAGCCGGTGGGCCAGAACCTGTTCACCGATATGGGTGACGACTGGTCCAGGTACGAGCGGATGTATGACCCGAAGGAAGACCTCACGGAGGCGCAGAAGAAGCGGGTGATTGAGTTTGCGCGGTTTGTGAGCTCGGCCAGCGATGGTGCTTTTGCCTCGGGCCTGAAGAACTACCTGGATCTGGACGAGTTTGCGCGGTTTATGGCGGCGACGGTGTGGCTCTCCAACATGGACAGCCTGCTGTCGATGGGGCAGAACTACTATGTCTACCTGCATCCACAGTCGAACAAGTTCCAGTTCCTGCCCTGGGATCTGGACCACTCGTTCGGGCAGTTCCCGATGGGCGGTGGCACGGAATTGAGCATCCAGCGGCCGTGGCAGGGCCAGAACCGGTTCCTGGAGCGCGTGTTCCAGGTGGACGAATTCAAGAAACTGTACCTGGCCAAGCTGGCGGAGATGAACAAGACGGTTGGCGACCCGGCGCGCATCTCGAAGCAGGTGGATGAGACGGCGGCGTTGATCCGGCCGGCGGTCAAAGAGGAGTCGGCCGAGAAGCTGGCGCGGTTTGAGAAGGCGGTTTCGGGCCAGCAGGTGGAGCCGTCTGGGTTTCCCGGCGGCGAGATGGTTCCGGGCGGCCCGGGTGACGGGCCGGGAGGAGGTCCGGGCGGCAGGATGGGGCCGCGAATGGGCGGCATGAAGCCGATCAAGGGATTCGTTGGGCCGCGGTCGCAATCCGTGGCGGCTCAACTGGCCGGGAAATCGCAGGGCCAGGCCACTAACGGCAACGGACCGGGTGGACGCGGCGGGTTTGGTGGACCGGGTGGTCCTGGCGGCATGGGACCCGGAATGATGCTGGCGCCCGCCTTCCAGCAGGCCATGGGCGCAGCCCAGAACGCGCCCATCACGCGCGAGCAGTTCACGCGCGCTTTCACCAAGTGGTTCGAGAGCTGGGGCGGAGCGAAGACCGGCTATCTGACAGAGGAGCAGTTGCGGTCGGGCATCAACCGGGATCTGGCTCCGCGCGGCATGCCTGGGGGCTTTGGACCTCCCGGCGGCCGTCCGCCCATGCAGCAGTAG
- a CDS encoding polyphosphate polymerase domain-containing protein: METMQSPSIDPGQFRRFASEIKFVIGRPLAEEVRSWARRNLMADPHGCGADQDAYTITTLYLDTEEFDVLSRTGSFARGKYRIRRYGSGRTVFLERKMKSRGLVCKKRSQIEMAEMSRLVEPEAERGWDGYWFHRRILARGLRPVCQIAYSRTARMGMTETGPIRLTLDDAVRALPAHGFAFDSRRQAVPLSEDRVVLELKYRGEVPELFQRFMADFSLNPRNSSKYRSAGKALSLGHFAAQVEEEAIGFTAGGAQCLTF; this comes from the coding sequence ATGGAAACCATGCAGTCCCCTTCCATCGATCCGGGGCAGTTCCGCAGGTTTGCCTCCGAGATCAAGTTCGTGATTGGACGGCCGCTGGCCGAGGAGGTGCGCTCCTGGGCGCGGCGCAACCTGATGGCCGACCCGCACGGCTGTGGAGCCGATCAGGATGCTTACACCATCACGACGCTGTACCTGGATACTGAGGAGTTCGATGTACTGAGCCGAACGGGTTCCTTTGCACGGGGAAAGTACAGGATCCGGCGGTATGGTTCCGGCCGCACCGTGTTTCTCGAGAGAAAGATGAAGAGCCGCGGGCTCGTGTGCAAGAAACGCTCGCAGATCGAGATGGCGGAAATGTCCAGGCTGGTGGAGCCCGAGGCCGAGCGAGGCTGGGACGGCTACTGGTTCCACCGGCGGATTCTGGCCCGCGGCCTCCGGCCGGTCTGCCAGATCGCTTACTCCCGCACGGCGCGCATGGGGATGACGGAAACCGGACCGATCCGCCTGACCCTGGACGATGCCGTGCGGGCCTTGCCGGCGCACGGGTTCGCATTCGATTCGCGCCGCCAGGCCGTGCCGCTTTCCGAGGACCGTGTTGTTTTGGAGCTGAAGTACCGCGGTGAGGTCCCGGAGCTGTTCCAGCGTTTCATGGCGGACTTTTCGCTGAACCCGCGGAACTCCTCGAAGTATCGCTCGGCCGGCAAGGCATTGAGCCTGGGGCATTTCGCCGCCCAGGTGGAGGAGGAGGCCATCGGCTTCACGGCCGGAGGTGCGCAATGCCTGACTTTCTGA
- a CDS encoding DUF4956 domain-containing protein, producing the protein MPDFLIGPFANGPHVEPFDVFIRLLSALFFGAVIGGIYKFTRRELHTGLQFPTTLLLLCVLIAMVTQVIGDSVARAFSLVGALSIVRFRTVVRDTQDTAYVIFAVIVGMAVGAKSLWVASIGLGVMALAEGLLLLRAKAITSPEPEYILKVRTGLDCDLDGIVSSAIGSLLSEQELVSMGTGKQGASLDGAYRVRPLAGQTPPNLIKTLQAVEGVLSVQMLRRGFDLD; encoded by the coding sequence ATGCCTGACTTTCTGATCGGGCCGTTCGCCAACGGTCCGCACGTCGAGCCCTTTGACGTTTTCATCCGGTTGCTCTCGGCCTTGTTCTTCGGCGCAGTGATCGGCGGCATCTACAAGTTCACCCGCCGGGAACTTCATACCGGGTTGCAGTTTCCCACGACCCTGCTGCTGCTGTGCGTGCTGATCGCGATGGTGACGCAGGTGATTGGCGACAGTGTCGCGCGGGCGTTCAGCCTGGTGGGCGCGCTGTCGATTGTCCGGTTTCGCACGGTGGTGCGCGATACGCAGGATACGGCGTATGTGATCTTCGCGGTAATTGTCGGCATGGCTGTGGGGGCAAAGAGCCTCTGGGTGGCTTCGATCGGCCTGGGTGTGATGGCGCTGGCGGAAGGACTGCTGCTACTGAGGGCCAAGGCGATCACCAGTCCGGAACCGGAGTACATCCTGAAGGTTCGCACCGGCCTGGATTGCGATCTGGACGGAATCGTGAGCTCTGCCATCGGCAGCCTGCTCAGCGAGCAGGAGCTGGTTTCGATGGGCACGGGGAAACAGGGTGCGTCGCTCGACGGCGCCTATCGCGTTCGGCCGCTCGCCGGGCAAACGCCGCCCAATCTGATCAAGACATTACAGGCGGTGGAGGGGGTCTTGAGCGTTCAGATGCTGCGCCGCGGCTTTGATCTCGACTAG
- a CDS encoding PAS domain-containing sensor histidine kinase, whose amino-acid sequence MTDDTHYLPSARLPRSAVREQLKIALRPEVLLKLVNTTSEPLAILNPERQIVYCNEACWRLAGLSSQDEAIGLRPGDLLHCVNVAERPGGCGTTENCQFCDLAQALVKGQEGHATAGRCLIEGSLTASAAGTDYQVRVTPIPEAGPGWVCYSMTDISRESRRRALERTFFHDIMNRAFAVEGVADALVDESISSTDREDLTSMLGVAVRGLVEEIKSQRVLLAAESGELAVDPVQLNSLDVLRDAVRTGAAFWLDEDARLEIELGSQSVDFESDPALLGRILVNLLKNAIESSEPGQTVVTGCHRDREEVCFFVHNEGAMKPAVAARVFQRSYSTKGHSRGLGTYSVRLLTEEYLGGEVSFQSAPAAGTTFQVRLPLIARPRQATDTAETTR is encoded by the coding sequence ATGACCGATGACACTCACTATCTGCCTTCAGCCCGCCTGCCCCGCTCCGCCGTGAGGGAACAACTCAAAATCGCTCTTCGGCCGGAAGTGCTGCTGAAACTCGTAAACACGACAAGTGAGCCGCTCGCGATCCTGAACCCCGAACGCCAGATTGTCTACTGCAACGAGGCCTGTTGGCGCCTCGCCGGTCTCTCTAGCCAGGACGAAGCCATCGGGTTGAGACCCGGCGACTTGCTGCACTGCGTCAATGTTGCCGAGAGGCCCGGCGGTTGCGGCACCACGGAAAACTGCCAGTTTTGCGACTTGGCCCAAGCTTTGGTGAAGGGCCAGGAGGGGCACGCCACGGCAGGCCGGTGCTTGATCGAAGGCAGCCTCACCGCCAGTGCGGCGGGCACCGATTACCAGGTGCGGGTCACCCCAATCCCCGAAGCCGGACCAGGCTGGGTCTGCTACTCCATGACGGACATCAGCCGGGAAAGCCGCCGCCGCGCTCTCGAAAGAACCTTCTTTCACGACATCATGAACCGCGCTTTCGCCGTGGAAGGGGTCGCCGACGCCCTGGTGGATGAATCCATCTCGTCCACAGACCGGGAAGATCTCACATCCATGTTGGGAGTCGCCGTACGCGGCCTGGTGGAAGAGATCAAGAGCCAGCGCGTCCTGCTCGCCGCCGAATCAGGAGAATTGGCCGTCGACCCGGTCCAATTGAACAGCCTGGATGTCCTGCGCGACGCCGTAAGAACCGGCGCGGCTTTCTGGCTGGACGAAGATGCGCGACTGGAGATTGAACTGGGTTCCCAATCCGTCGACTTTGAATCGGACCCGGCGCTGCTCGGCCGGATCCTGGTCAACCTGCTGAAGAATGCGATCGAATCCTCCGAGCCCGGCCAAACGGTCGTCACCGGCTGCCACCGGGACCGCGAGGAAGTCTGCTTCTTCGTTCACAATGAAGGCGCCATGAAACCCGCTGTGGCGGCTCGCGTCTTCCAGCGGTCCTATTCCACAAAAGGCCACAGCCGCGGCCTGGGCACTTACAGCGTTCGCCTGCTCACTGAGGAGTATCTGGGCGGCGAGGTTTCGTTCCAATCCGCGCCAGCCGCTGGAACCACTTTCCAGGTCCGGCTCCCCCTCATCGCCAGGCCACGCCAGGCGACAGACACCGCTGAGACCACCCGCTAG
- a CDS encoding NAD-dependent epimerase/dehydratase family protein: MKVLVTGATGYIGSAVCEALKAAGHQPQGLARSEEKAHLLESKGFVSRRGDLADLNSLRAAVADVDAVIHAADAEGPTMGAIAKAAVETMLSALAGSKRPFLYTSGVWVVGDTDGRMVGEVCALHPPELVAWRPAVEEMVLASKSSGVRPVVLRPGVVYGRGGGIVASLFADARAHGAVRIIGKGANCWSSVHIDDLADLYVRAVAEPASGEVFFACGGMPQPVEKIGRAVAKACGIEGKIESIPLEAARRHIGLVADCLAMDCRAGSTKAARFFGWTVTKPLIFDEILSGSYLS; encoded by the coding sequence ATGAAAGTTCTGGTGACTGGCGCGACCGGCTATATCGGCTCCGCTGTTTGCGAAGCCCTGAAGGCAGCAGGGCACCAGCCCCAGGGGTTGGCGCGGTCAGAAGAAAAGGCCCATCTTCTGGAGTCGAAGGGCTTTGTGTCGCGGCGCGGCGATCTCGCTGATCTGAACAGCTTGCGCGCGGCCGTTGCCGATGTGGACGCCGTCATTCACGCTGCCGATGCCGAAGGCCCCACGATGGGCGCCATCGCGAAGGCGGCTGTGGAGACCATGCTCTCTGCCCTGGCGGGCTCCAAGCGGCCCTTCCTCTATACCAGCGGGGTCTGGGTGGTGGGGGACACGGATGGGCGGATGGTTGGAGAGGTCTGCGCGCTGCATCCTCCGGAACTGGTGGCCTGGCGCCCGGCGGTGGAGGAGATGGTGCTGGCGTCGAAGAGTTCAGGTGTGCGTCCCGTCGTATTGCGGCCGGGTGTGGTGTACGGCCGGGGCGGTGGTATCGTGGCCAGTCTATTCGCGGATGCCCGGGCCCATGGCGCGGTCCGGATCATCGGGAAGGGCGCCAACTGCTGGTCGAGTGTCCATATCGACGACTTGGCCGATCTTTACGTGCGCGCCGTGGCGGAGCCTGCTTCCGGAGAGGTGTTTTTCGCCTGCGGCGGCATGCCGCAACCTGTGGAGAAGATTGGCCGGGCCGTGGCGAAGGCCTGCGGAATCGAGGGCAAGATTGAGTCGATCCCGCTGGAGGCTGCGCGCCGGCACATCGGGCTGGTGGCCGACTGCCTGGCCATGGATTGCCGGGCCGGCAGCACCAAAGCGGCGCGCTTCTTTGGTTGGACCGTCACCAAACCATTGATCTTCGACGAGATTCTCTCGGGTTCCTACTTGAGCTGA
- a CDS encoding metallophosphoesterase, protein MRRRDFIRLAAAVQIPSPARLVAVGDVHGDLDRFVDVLSMAGLVDDAAAWSGGAATLVQLGDVVDRGSKSREVIDFLTVLRKQAARAGGAVHCLIGNHEAMRMYGDFRYVAAAEFQSLATSKSDRERDRLFERDLAKLAGSSSLGDRSDLSLGYRTKWEKEHPLGQAELARAFSPKGAYGKWILTQRATLRLGGTLFVHAGISPKYAEWSETRLNSRAIEELQTGERLDDESLCKDTQGPLWWRGFSTDSESELAPHVEALLAKHQVQRIIVGHTPTANGVVSRLGGKLILADVGLSTAFTARRACVVIENGGAHALDRGRKLQLK, encoded by the coding sequence ATGAGACGCCGTGACTTCATAAGACTGGCCGCCGCCGTCCAGATACCTTCGCCCGCGCGGCTGGTGGCCGTCGGCGACGTTCATGGCGACCTCGACCGCTTCGTCGACGTGCTCTCCATGGCCGGCCTGGTGGACGATGCCGCGGCCTGGTCTGGGGGCGCGGCCACGCTAGTCCAGCTCGGGGATGTGGTGGACCGCGGCAGCAAGTCCCGTGAGGTCATCGACTTCCTGACCGTCCTGAGGAAGCAGGCCGCCCGTGCCGGTGGAGCCGTTCACTGCCTCATCGGCAACCACGAGGCCATGCGCATGTACGGCGACTTCCGCTACGTTGCCGCCGCCGAGTTCCAGAGCCTGGCCACCTCAAAGAGCGACCGCGAGCGGGACCGGCTGTTTGAACGGGACTTGGCCAAGCTTGCCGGCTCATCCAGCCTGGGCGACCGCAGCGATCTGTCTCTGGGGTACCGCACCAAATGGGAGAAAGAGCACCCGTTGGGACAAGCCGAACTGGCCCGCGCCTTTTCACCCAAAGGCGCCTATGGCAAGTGGATTCTCACCCAGCGTGCCACCTTGCGGCTGGGCGGGACGCTCTTTGTCCACGCAGGCATCTCGCCTAAGTACGCTGAGTGGTCCGAAACACGTCTGAATTCGCGCGCGATCGAGGAACTCCAGACAGGCGAGAGGTTGGACGACGAGTCTCTCTGCAAGGACACCCAGGGCCCGCTGTGGTGGCGCGGCTTTTCCACCGACTCGGAGTCCGAACTCGCCCCACATGTCGAAGCATTGCTCGCGAAACATCAGGTGCAGCGCATCATCGTGGGCCATACCCCCACTGCAAATGGGGTGGTAAGCCGCCTGGGCGGCAAGCTGATCCTGGCCGATGTCGGCTTGTCTACCGCCTTTACAGCGCGTCGCGCCTGCGTCGTGATCGAAAACGGCGGAGCCCACGCCCTGGATCGCGGACGCAAACTTCAGCTCAAGTAG
- a CDS encoding leucyl aminopeptidase yields MELILSRTPAAAIEADALLVISFTGERAGNDLAEGLVSELYDRGEFTGKALETAIIHRPGPVRASRLVLLGGGDKAKFGPNDMRKLGGLAVRSLKPKGIKNIAIALSGDTLSPALLEALVEGAILGDFEPDQLKTDKKNADKKIEQFRISVPDETVELVNALRSGRAIGEAQNFARTLVNQPGNLLTPLKLAAEAKTMAEEFGLGCEILDEAQMRQLGMGALLGVSMGSAEPPAFVILRYTPPEPPKTEDHLAIVGKGVTFDTGGISIKPSDGMEKMKYDMGGAAAVFGAMRAIAQLKPAIPVTAIAPCVENMPGSKAQRPGDIVTTYQGKTVEVLNTDAEGRLILADALTYAARHGCTHLVNAATLTGAIAVALGHLYSGVFSNNEELQNKVLNASKAEGERMWPFPMDEDYKEYLKSAFADIGNIGGRWGGSITAAKFLEEFVESKPWVHLDIAGVAWLDEGKPFLAKGPTGTPVRTFVRLALNW; encoded by the coding sequence ATGGAATTGATACTCAGCCGTACTCCTGCCGCCGCCATTGAGGCCGACGCGCTTCTGGTGATCAGCTTTACCGGCGAACGGGCCGGCAACGACCTCGCGGAAGGCCTCGTCTCCGAACTCTATGACCGTGGCGAGTTTACCGGCAAGGCGCTGGAAACCGCCATCATCCACCGGCCCGGTCCCGTGCGCGCCAGCCGCCTCGTCCTACTCGGTGGCGGTGACAAGGCGAAGTTCGGCCCCAATGACATGCGCAAGTTGGGCGGTCTCGCCGTCCGCTCGCTGAAACCCAAGGGAATCAAGAACATCGCCATCGCGCTGAGCGGGGATACCCTCAGCCCGGCCCTGCTCGAAGCGCTCGTCGAAGGCGCCATCCTGGGCGACTTCGAACCCGATCAGCTCAAAACCGACAAGAAGAACGCGGACAAGAAGATCGAGCAGTTCCGCATCTCCGTACCGGACGAAACGGTAGAGCTGGTGAACGCCCTGCGTAGCGGACGCGCCATCGGCGAGGCCCAGAACTTCGCCCGCACGCTCGTCAACCAGCCCGGCAACCTGCTCACCCCGCTGAAGTTGGCGGCCGAAGCCAAGACCATGGCCGAAGAGTTCGGGTTGGGGTGCGAGATCCTGGACGAAGCCCAGATGCGCCAGCTCGGCATGGGTGCGCTGCTGGGTGTGTCCATGGGTTCGGCTGAACCGCCCGCCTTCGTCATCCTCCGCTACACGCCCCCGGAACCGCCCAAAACGGAAGACCACCTCGCCATCGTCGGCAAGGGCGTCACCTTCGACACCGGCGGCATCTCCATCAAACCGTCCGACGGCATGGAGAAGATGAAGTACGACATGGGCGGTGCGGCGGCCGTCTTCGGCGCCATGCGCGCCATCGCCCAGTTGAAACCCGCCATCCCCGTCACCGCCATCGCGCCCTGCGTCGAAAACATGCCGGGCTCCAAAGCCCAGCGTCCGGGCGACATCGTCACCACCTACCAGGGGAAGACGGTGGAAGTCCTCAATACCGACGCTGAAGGCCGCCTGATCCTGGCCGACGCCCTCACCTATGCCGCCCGCCATGGTTGCACCCACCTGGTGAACGCCGCCACCTTGACCGGAGCCATCGCTGTTGCGCTCGGCCATCTCTATTCCGGGGTCTTCTCCAATAACGAGGAGCTTCAGAACAAGGTGCTGAATGCCAGCAAAGCGGAAGGCGAGCGGATGTGGCCTTTCCCGATGGACGAAGACTACAAAGAGTACCTCAAGTCCGCCTTCGCCGACATCGGCAACATCGGCGGACGCTGGGGCGGCTCCATCACCGCGGCCAAGTTCCTGGAAGAGTTCGTCGAGAGCAAGCCGTGGGTCCACCTGGACATCGCCGGCGTCGCCTGGCTCGACGAAGGCAAGCCGTTCCTGGCCAAGGGCCCTACCGGCACTCCGGTCCGTACTTTCGTGCGTCTCGCTCTCAATTGGTAG
- the smpB gene encoding SsrA-binding protein SmpB → MAADKTGIKLVSENRKAYHDFFVLEKLEAGLVLTGTEIKSAREGKVQLRDSYADIVGGEAWILNAHFSPYSHGNIWNHDPTKKRKLLLHKQEILKLFAKVREKGLAIIPLKLYLKDGLLKCELGVCKGKKLHDKREAEQTRDQEMEAKKAMNLKNSRSF, encoded by the coding sequence ATGGCCGCGGACAAAACTGGCATCAAACTCGTCTCCGAGAACCGCAAGGCCTACCACGACTTCTTCGTTCTGGAGAAGCTCGAGGCTGGCCTGGTGCTCACGGGGACAGAGATCAAATCGGCGCGCGAAGGGAAAGTTCAACTCCGCGACAGCTACGCCGACATCGTCGGGGGTGAGGCGTGGATCCTCAATGCCCATTTCAGCCCCTACTCCCACGGCAACATCTGGAACCACGATCCCACCAAGAAGCGTAAGCTGTTGCTCCACAAGCAGGAAATCCTGAAACTGTTTGCCAAGGTGCGGGAAAAAGGCCTGGCCATCATCCCGCTCAAGCTCTATCTCAAGGACGGCCTGCTCAAGTGTGAGCTCGGAGTCTGCAAAGGCAAGAAACTGCACGACAAACGCGAAGCCGAGCAGACCCGTGACCAGGAGATGGAAGCCAAGAAGGCCATGAACCTGAAGAATTCGAGGAGCTTTTAG